The following nucleotide sequence is from Clostridiales bacterium.
GCTTTCATCAATGCTCACAGCTCTCATTATAAAGATGATTCTCTCTATCCCTGATATTTCATTATTGGTTAATATTCTAAATCTCTCTTCTGAACTTAGAAATTTATGTGGCTTTACTAAAGTGCCAGATGCCTCTCAGTTTTCAAGATTGAAAACTGACTTTGAAGCTGATTTCCTACTGTTTTTTAATAATCTCGTTGAAATCACTGAACCTATCTGTAATAGATTAAACCCTAAACTTGCTTCCATGCTCATCGCTGATACTACCGGCATCGAAGGCTATGTTAAAGAAAATAATCCAAAAGCCTTTGACACTGTCTTGAGAAATGTTAAAAGGTTTTCCAAAGATATACCAAATTTTAATGCTCATAGCTATGCTTGCTCTCAGATGCCAAAGTTCGCTCAAGCTAACGATGATATTAAATTGTCTTACATCAACGGACACTACTGTTATTCAATCAAAGCAGCCTTTGTCACTAATGGTCTCGGTGTAATAAGACACATTGATTTTTTCAATAGTGATAATTCAATAGATATCTCAGAAACTTTATCCGCATCCGAGCATAAAGATGACTATGATTCCAAAAGTCTAATCCCTGTACTTAACAACTTCTTTTCTTACCATCCACATTTCAAGTACGATTACTTTTTAGGCGATACTGGTTTTGATTCCATTGAAAACTACAAATATCTATACAAAGACCACAATATCATACCTATCATCCCAATTAACCCAAGAGGCTCCAAAAATATTGGTAAGCCTGGTGTCAATGAAGATGGTATCCCTACTTGCCCCAAGGACGGATCCCTTCCAATGAAATTTGATGGTTCCTTCAAAGAAAAAGGGAGACCATTAAGACTAAAATGGCTATGTCCTAAATCTAAAAGAGTATGGACAAATGGCAAGTTAAAATATCAGCTTTCTTGTGAAAATCCCTGCACTTCATCATCTTGCGGTCGAATGCATCATACTAATGTCGATGATGATTACAGACTAAATACTCTTATTCCAAGAGGTTCAGAGCGTTGGATCCAACTTTTCAAGCAAAGAACTATCATTGAGAGAACTAACTTTATGGTGAAATTCCCAATGGCTCTGGGCTATACAAAACTAAGGAATACATCCTCTCTCAAAGTTGAAGTGATGCTTGCAGCCATAACCCAGCAGATTGTAGTTCTGATTGCTGATAAACTGGATAAGAAGTCTCACCTTTTATCAATAAAATCGCTGATAGCATAGCATTTAGCCCCTTATTAAGCCAAGGTTTATTAAATTTACCTCTTTTTTGCTCAGTGTCACCTGTTTCTACTTTATCACCTTAATTTCTTACTTAATTCGTTTAGAATTAATGTTTTGGTTCTTCCCATTCCCTTTTTTACCCATATTTTTAAAGGGTTTTGCAATCAACTAAAAGTATTAAAGTCCTCTATATTAAAATATTATATTTTTTATTTTTCTGCAATAGGCTTATTTTTAAATAATACAAATTTATATTAATATATAGAAAAATCATAATAAAGTAGAAATAATGCTATTTAACATTGTATGATGAAGACTTGATATTATATGTATAACAGCACTTCCTATCCTGCCGTACTCAAAATTTATCATTAATCCCATAAGCAAAATATAGAAAAATCAATATTTTATAGATAAATCAAAATTGACAGATTAGTTCTCGCTTTTTTATAATAAGCTCACATCATAAGATTTATTTATTTTATAGACAAAAGTTCGATATAAGGAGATTTTAATATGGACCAGAATGAATTCGCAACTGCAAGAACACCCAGAGCAACAAAGCAGTTATTTTCTTTAAAAGGTTTAATACAACAATATAAAAAGAACTATGATCTTTTTCTCATTTTTTTACCTGTACTGATTTATTTTATTATATTCCATTATATTCCCATGGTTGGTATAGTAATAGCATTTAAAAATTATCAACTTTTAGATGGTATATTCGGGAGTAAATGGGTTGGGCTTGCCAATTTCAAAGAATTATTTACGACAGGAAGCTTTTTCGAAGTCTTAAGGAATACAGTATGGATAAGCTTCTTACGTTTTGTATTTGGCTTTCCTGCGCCTATAATACTGGCACTTCTTTTAAATGAAATAAAAAAGAAATGGTATAAAAAATTAGTGCAGACTGTAAGTTATCTCCCACATTTTTTATCATGGGTTGTTCTTGCTGGTTTGTTTATTCAATTTTTTTCCCCTTCTACGGGTCCAATAAATTTTATTCTTAAGCATTTTGGACTTAAACCCATTTATTTCTTAGGTGAACCGAATTGGTTTGTATTCACCATAATAACAACCGGCATATGGCAGAGTATCGGATGGGGTACAATAATATACCTTGCTGCCATATCTAATATTGATCCACAGATGTATGAGTCAGCAGTGCTGGATGGTGCAACAAGATTTCAAAATGTAATATATATAACATTACCATCCATAATGCCAACCATAGCAATACTATTGATACTAAATACAGGAAACATATTAAATGCAGGTTTTGATCAGATTTTCAATCTATATAATTCTGCTGTATTAAGTGTGGCAGATATTATTGATACATATGTATATCGTCGAGGTCTAACTGGCATGGAATATAGTTTTGCTACTACCGTTGGACTTTTCAAAAATGTAATAGGATTTATTCTTGTATACATAACGAATAAAATAGCTCGAAAAATAGGCGGCAGCACTCTTTGGTAAAGGAGATGATTTCATGAGCGTTATTAAAAAAAGCTTAAATGAACGAATATTTGATATTATAAACAGTATAATCATGATAATATTTATGGTTACGATATTATATCCATTTTGGAATTTATTTGTAACGTCTGTAAATTCCCCCTCAAGTGGCGGCGTAAATGTATTGTCATTATGGCCGGAAAAGTTCTCTTTATTCAACTACAAATATGTTTTAAGGAACCCGTATATTTGGATTGGATACCGCGAAACTATTATAAGGGTAGTTTTTGGTACCTTCTTAAGTATAGTAGTAACGTCATTTGGCGCATATGCGCTTTCAAAAAAGAATTTTCCCAACAGGTCTTTTTGGACACTTATAGTTATTATTCCCATGTTCTTCTCAGGAGGACTTATTCCAAGTTATCTATGGAACGTTAAGCTTGGTCTTATAGATAATCGGCTTGTTTTAATACTTCCAGGTTTAGTAAGCTCCTTTAATTTAATTATCATGCGCAATTTCTTTATGGCCATACCGCAGGAATTGGAAGAATCGGCTCACCTTGATGGCGCAAGTAGTCTAAGGGTTCTGTTCAGCATAGTTATTCCAGTTTCTAAACCTCTTATTGCAACTATAATACTATGGATAATGGTAGGCCATTGGAATTCATGGTTTGATGCAACCATATATATACGTTCGACCAGTAAAATGCCTCTCCAAGTAGTTTTGCGCCGTATATTGCTTGAAGGTACGCAGCAATTGATGGACATTAATCCCCAGTCCGGTGATAACAATACCGTCACTCCGGATTCATTAAAAGCTGCAACAGTATATATATGCATGATTCCTATAATGTGCATTTATCCATTTCTGCAAAAGTACTTCGTGCAGGGCGTAATGCTGGGTTCCATAAAAGGATGACTGAATAAACCCAAGATTTAATATTAAAATGGTTTTCCAGTAAAATTATATAAAAAAAATAAATATAAAGGGGGTAAAAATATGCTGGAAAGTTATATAAATAAAAAGTCAATATTTAAAAAAGTATTATGTTTAACGATTACAGCCGTAATAACTATTACCACTGTATTAGGATGTGGAAAGCCTAAAACTCAAAACAGCAATGCATCAAAATCCAATAAGGTATATACTTATAGAATGGTTATGAATAATTTTGGACCGTGGGATAAAAACCCGGAAATGGTTCAATATTGGGAGAAACATTTCAAGAATGTAAAATTTGACCTTGTATATGTAGAGAATAGCAATGCTGCAGATAAAATCAACCTTATGATTTCTTCCGGTGACATACCGGATGTATTGCAGTATATAGACCAACAGAAATATTATGAACAGGGTATAATCGGAGGATGGGATGAACAATTTTTCCGGAAAAATGCGCCAAATATAGCAAAATATATAGACGATACTGATCCTACTGCTTGGAATATAGCTAAATTTGATGGAAAGCTAATGTATTCCATACCTGGATTCAGGCTTTATAATACAATCCCAAATCCTGTATGGTGGCGCACCGATTGGCTGAAAAAACTCGGTATAAACGAAATACCTCAGAAACTGGAAGATGTAGAAGCAGCATTTTACAAAATTGCCAAAGGAGATCCTAACGGAAATGGTAAAAAGGTTTATGCTCTTTCAAACACCGGGCTTGATTCTATCTATGGTGCTTTCGGTACTATGAGAGGAATGTGGCTTTTGGGTGATGATGGTAAAGTTGTTTTAGGTGATATAACACCAGGTGCAAAAGAAGCAGTTACACTCCTTAGGAAATGGTACAAAGACGGCGTGCTCGATCCAGAATTTATAACCGGTGAAAACCAGGGGGGATACTGGGCAATATCACATTCATTTTTAAATGATCGAATAGGTTATTCGGGTATAGGAAGCTTTTATCACTGGGTCAATACAACTAATGAATCCGGCGGTACTTACTTAGGTAGCGGAGAAGCAGGCTCGTGGAAAAAAGCGGGAAAAGTCGGCACTTATGCTCCTGGATATCCACCAATTGGTCCCGATGGAAAACGCGGCACAAAGCAGGGAGATTTTCGTACGTTGCGTACTGCATTTTCTAAAAAGCTTGTAAAGGATACAGACCGATTTGCCCGTTTGCTCCAAGTAATAGATGAACTTAACTGTAAGGATACAGAGACCAGCCTATCTGTCGAAAGAGGCCTCTATGGAAAATATTCTACAATTACTAAAGATTTTCGCGGAATACCAACTTATAAAAGCCTGACAGGTGAAACTGATTTGCCTAAGTTAAGTGCCATTGGTGCTGCAAATACTTTTTCATTCATAGAAGAAGGAGGAAATTTGGATTATCAAAAAGTCGTATACGGGCAGGAATATGCCTGGGCACAGGAAAATCTAAAAGATAAAAGTTTCGGCTATAAATCAGCAATCTTTGGTGCTCTGCCATCCCAGACCAAATATAGTGCAGAACTTGGCAAAATACTTGATAGTGGTTTTACCTCAATAATAACTGGAGATAAACCAATTGATTATTTTGACGAGATGGTTGCAAACTGGAAAAAAGCCGGAGGAGATCAACTTACCAAGGAAGCAAATGAGTTGTATTTAAAGCAGTCAAAAAAATAAGAATATTATATAGTAATTTTCAATAAAACATAGTAGTATAATACTGATCAATAGGAGTAGCCTTAAACTACTCCTATTGCATAAAATTATTTATGAATTATAATTTTTTTATATTAAAAAAATAAAGGAGGAGAAAACAGTGCTCTATACAGATAGTACAAGAGGAAGTCCTTGTGCAAAGGATCCTGCTGTGGTCAGATTTAATAATAAGTATTATATGTACTACTCTCTGCCGCCGTATCCTAGTGAAAAGTGGCATAGTAAAAAACCAAACGGTTGGAATATAGGCATTGCGATAAGCAATGATTTGGAGAAATGGGAAAAAGTAGGAGAAATAACTCCTGCGATGAAGTATGAAATGAAAGGCTTATGCGCTCCTGGAGCAATAGTTATTGATAAAAAGCTACACCTTTTCTATCAAAATTATGGTAATTTCCCACATGATGCCATATGCCATGCCATTTCGAAAGACGGTATAAATTTTGTCAGAGATGCTTCAAACCCTATCTTTTCACCGTCGGGAAGTTGGAATAACGGACGTGCTATAGATGCTGATGTGGCAGTAAAGGATGATAAGTTATTTCTATATACTGCGACTAGAGATCCACACGGAAAAATACAAAAATTGTGTGTGGCTTCTTCGAGTATAACATCGGATTTTTCTAAAAGTACATGGAAACAAGAATGTGATGATAGTATATTACAGCCTGAATTACCATGGGAAATGGATTGTATTGAAGCACCAGCCGTGTGCATGCACAACAAAAAGCTTTATATGTTTTACGGTGGAGCGTATAACTGTTCACCACAGCAGATAGGATGTGCAATCAGCAAGGATGGGCTGCATTGGAAACGCATAAGTGAAAAGCCATTTTTATCAAATGGAAATCCCGGGGATTGGAATGCAGATGAATCAGGCCACCCATATGTTTTTATGGATAATGACGGACATACATGCCTCTTTTATCAAGGTTCAAACGATAAAGGCAAGACATGGTATTTATCAAGAGTGAATATCATATGGAAAGATGAACTTCCCTATATTTCAAAAATATAAAATGTTAATACAGAGCATCATAAAATTACTTTCAAGTATCTTGTGATGCTCTTTTCTATTTTACATAAAAAGTCGGTCATAAAGCTTTCAAAGGTATGCCTTTCTAAAAAAGTGCCACAACTTCCTTTAGTATTTCAATATTTTTATCTGTATCACCCCGGACTTCCAACCTGTGATTTACGCCTTCAATTTGCATTAAACGAATATTTTCCTTCATACAGTGTTCCTTAAGAATATCTGCATTTAAATGTTTATCATTCGTACCGTCAATTACAATTATAATCTTTTTCTCCCTCTTAATATAAGGCAGCGTCTCCTTTAGGGGAGTTAAATATATGTGTCTTGCTCCAATAGATAATTTTTCATCAGCCCATCCGGCAATTACCGTTCCTATACTTTTAGAAACAAACACTATATCGCTATATTTTGAAAAATCGATGGCTTTTAACTTCGTCAGCACATCGCTCTTTACATTTTCCATATGTTCATCTAGCGATTTATCCCGTTTAAGCGAATCGCTATAATCGATAGCTACCCTTTCATAGCCGCGGGCTTCAAACTTAAAACCCGCATAATATAGCAGCGGACAATCCTTACTGTAATTAACGCCTGGAAATATTACAACTATTCTTTTATCGCTCATATTATTTCACCTCAATATTTTATACCAACCCATAAGCTATCTATATCAGTCAAAGATAATACAGCTTGCCTTTATTCTATTATACAACAAACTTATTTTTATGAATGGCATGTATTAATATAACTTCGATTCGCAATATAAGTTTATGTTATTTATGCCTGATTTCATATTACGAATTGAAGTAATATAAGGTAAAAATTACAGTAAAAGAAAGGGAGGCATTTATGTTGACTATCTCAGGTACCAATTCCACAAGTTTTTCAAGATTGGAACTTTTTTTGATGGGAAGGACTTCCACTTTATCTCCTTTGATTACAATCAGTGCACTTGGGGAAATCCTTGCTCCTATTCCGGCGCCTCCTCCAACTCCTCCATTTCCCTTTCCGTCCCCTCCGCCTGAACCAAGCCCGAAGGACACGTTGACTACCAGTATTAGAGTTGATTCGCCAATATTTATCGGCTCGCCTATAACTGTCCCTGAAGCAAATCCGAATTCATATTACATTCCATATCTATTCCCTTTTTTGCATATGGATATAA
It contains:
- a CDS encoding transposase — translated: MQTHSNQLSFANVYSDVDEYFQQDKPKLIELFEQYIDLSKLIPQSFYNHYYASTGHPRDYKLSSMLTALIIKMILSIPDISLLVNILNLSSELRNLCGFTKVPDASQFSRLKTDFEADFLLFFNNLVEITEPICNRLNPKLASMLIADTTGIEGYVKENNPKAFDTVLRNVKRFSKDIPNFNAHSYACSQMPKFAQANDDIKLSYINGHYCYSIKAAFVTNGLGVIRHIDFFNSDNSIDISETLSASEHKDDYDSKSLIPVLNNFFSYHPHFKYDYFLGDTGFDSIENYKYLYKDHNIIPIIPINPRGSKNIGKPGVNEDGIPTCPKDGSLPMKFDGSFKEKGRPLRLKWLCPKSKRVWTNGKLKYQLSCENPCTSSSCGRMHHTNVDDDYRLNTLIPRGSERWIQLFKQRTIIERTNFMVKFPMALGYTKLRNTSSLKVEVMLAAITQQIVVLIADKLDKKSHLLSIKSLIA
- a CDS encoding family 43 glycosylhydrolase; translated protein: MLYTDSTRGSPCAKDPAVVRFNNKYYMYYSLPPYPSEKWHSKKPNGWNIGIAISNDLEKWEKVGEITPAMKYEMKGLCAPGAIVIDKKLHLFYQNYGNFPHDAICHAISKDGINFVRDASNPIFSPSGSWNNGRAIDADVAVKDDKLFLYTATRDPHGKIQKLCVASSSITSDFSKSTWKQECDDSILQPELPWEMDCIEAPAVCMHNKKLYMFYGGAYNCSPQQIGCAISKDGLHWKRISEKPFLSNGNPGDWNADESGHPYVFMDNDGHTCLFYQGSNDKGKTWYLSRVNIIWKDELPYISKI
- a CDS encoding ABC transporter permease subunit, producing MDQNEFATARTPRATKQLFSLKGLIQQYKKNYDLFLIFLPVLIYFIIFHYIPMVGIVIAFKNYQLLDGIFGSKWVGLANFKELFTTGSFFEVLRNTVWISFLRFVFGFPAPIILALLLNEIKKKWYKKLVQTVSYLPHFLSWVVLAGLFIQFFSPSTGPINFILKHFGLKPIYFLGEPNWFVFTIITTGIWQSIGWGTIIYLAAISNIDPQMYESAVLDGATRFQNVIYITLPSIMPTIAILLILNTGNILNAGFDQIFNLYNSAVLSVADIIDTYVYRRGLTGMEYSFATTVGLFKNVIGFILVYITNKIARKIGGSTLW
- a CDS encoding carbohydrate ABC transporter permease, giving the protein MSVIKKSLNERIFDIINSIIMIIFMVTILYPFWNLFVTSVNSPSSGGVNVLSLWPEKFSLFNYKYVLRNPYIWIGYRETIIRVVFGTFLSIVVTSFGAYALSKKNFPNRSFWTLIVIIPMFFSGGLIPSYLWNVKLGLIDNRLVLILPGLVSSFNLIIMRNFFMAIPQELEESAHLDGASSLRVLFSIVIPVSKPLIATIILWIMVGHWNSWFDATIYIRSTSKMPLQVVLRRILLEGTQQLMDINPQSGDNNTVTPDSLKAATVYICMIPIMCIYPFLQKYFVQGVMLGSIKG
- a CDS encoding extracellular solute-binding protein encodes the protein MLESYINKKSIFKKVLCLTITAVITITTVLGCGKPKTQNSNASKSNKVYTYRMVMNNFGPWDKNPEMVQYWEKHFKNVKFDLVYVENSNAADKINLMISSGDIPDVLQYIDQQKYYEQGIIGGWDEQFFRKNAPNIAKYIDDTDPTAWNIAKFDGKLMYSIPGFRLYNTIPNPVWWRTDWLKKLGINEIPQKLEDVEAAFYKIAKGDPNGNGKKVYALSNTGLDSIYGAFGTMRGMWLLGDDGKVVLGDITPGAKEAVTLLRKWYKDGVLDPEFITGENQGGYWAISHSFLNDRIGYSGIGSFYHWVNTTNESGGTYLGSGEAGSWKKAGKVGTYAPGYPPIGPDGKRGTKQGDFRTLRTAFSKKLVKDTDRFARLLQVIDELNCKDTETSLSVERGLYGKYSTITKDFRGIPTYKSLTGETDLPKLSAIGAANTFSFIEEGGNLDYQKVVYGQEYAWAQENLKDKSFGYKSAIFGALPSQTKYSAELGKILDSGFTSIITGDKPIDYFDEMVANWKKAGGDQLTKEANELYLKQSKK